GCCAGCGCCCGTCCTGCTGCCAGAACAGCGCCGCGGCCCCGCCACCGTAAACCTGGGCGAAACGGCCGCTCAGCAGAAGGTGATAATACTTGCTTTCGGTGTAGGCGTGGTGGTTTATCCCCAGGTTCCAGAGCACCACATGACGGCGCGTGCGCTGCGCGGCCAGGGGCAGCGCAGCGCTGAACGGCCTGATCCCGGGTGTCCAGGCCTCGGCCGGGGCGCGCCAGAACGGGCTTTCCGCCGGCACCTGCGCCAGGTGGCAGACCCGCCCCAGCCAGTAGGTGCTGCCCCGGCAGGAATAGCTGTCCAGCACGTCGGTCTTGCGGCCGATAAATCCGGGCAGCAACAGGCCTCCGTGGTCGGTCGCGGCCTCCAGGGGCAGCCAGCGCAGTGCTCCGGCCACCGCGCTTCGCCAGGCGCCGGGGCGCCTCACCGGCAGGCCGCGGCGCAGCGCCATGGCCAGGCCGTCCAGGAAAGTCTGGCGGTACAGGATCGAGCGGCCCCAGACCGGCGCCACGCCCTCCTCGTCGAAAAACTCCAACAGCGTGTCCAGGAACTCTACCGCCCGCTCCCGAACTGTCTCCGACAGCTCGGGCACGGCGCCCAGCTCATCCAGCATCAGAAGGTAGGGCTGCATCTGGTTGCCGTTGTAGGTGTCGAACGCCTCCTGCTCGCCGTCACGGTACCAGCCGTCCCCGGCATAGAAATCCTGCACCACCCGCCGGACATGACTGCGCATCCCGTCCCTGTCCGCTTGGAAGCCCTCGTGCAGGAGGAACGCCTGAGCCAGCGCCGGGAAAAGCCGCCAGTTGGTGTCATCCACCCGGCGTCCGTCCACCTGAGCCAGCCAGGCCGCCACCTGTGCCTTCTCACTCGCGGACAGCGGCTCCCACAGCACGGCGCGGGCGTTGTGAAGGCACCAGGCCAGCGAGCTTGCCTCGCAGATCGGCTGACTGTGGTCGTTCATCCGGCCCCAGTAGCCATCATCTCCGGGGTCGGTGCCGCGCAGGAGTGTCCGCCGCGCCGCAGCGGCGAATCTTTCGGCCGGCTCGAACGGCTCCACGGCGCGACCACTCAGCCAGGGCGCCGCGGCCAGCAGGGGCCGGGAGAAGGATTCCAGGCGGTCCGAGAGTTCGCCGTTGTCCGAGGCCGGATCCAGCAGCGGCCCGCAGTCTCCGGCCAGCACCGGGCCGAGAGGAGCGGCCAGCGTGCGCAGCCAACGGCGGATAAAAGAGCTTTCAAGGGCGGCAGGAGTGTCCGCCGTGTGGGTCAGGCTGTCCATTCAGGGTTCCTTGCTCCCGTTGACAGGTAGGGCGGGACCGCCTCAGCTATCCAGCACCCGGCGCACCACGTTGGCCAGGTCCTCGGCGGTATAAGGCTTGGAAAGGTAGCCGGCGGCCCGGACAACAAGTCCGTTGTCCACGCATTCATCGTTGTGACCGGAGGAGATCAGCACGCGGGCTTCCGGCTTGCGGGCGATGATTTTCTGGAACACCGTGGCCCCACTCATCCGGGGCATGGTCAGGTCGAGCAGCACCAGGTCGATACCGTCCTCGTTCTTCTCGAACAGCTCCAGCCCGGTCCGTCCGTCCAGCGCCGAGAGCACTTTATAGCCCAGGTTGCCCAGGCTGAGGCCCACGAATTTCTGCACCACCTCCTCATCGTCGATCACCAGGATGGTCTCGCTGCCGCCGGGCAGCTCGGCGGTCTCGTGCTCCTCCTCGAGCAGAATGGCCTCCACCGCGGGCAGGAAAATGTGGAAATCGGAGCCGCGTCCGGGCGCGCTCTCGATGTAGACCCGTCCGCCGTACTTGCGCACCACGATGTTGTAGACCATCGACAGTCCGAGGCCCTGTCCCTTGCGCGCCTTGGCCTTGGTGGTGAACAGCGGGTCGAACGCGCGCCGCTGCACCTCCAGGCTCATGCCCACCCCGCTGTCGGAGAATGTCAGGTGCACGTAATCCCCGGGGGCGAGGCCGGAGGGGTCGCCCTGGCCGATCAGGGTCAGCGAGGCGCGCAGACGGATATGGTCACCCTCGGAGACCCCCTTTTCCTCGATCGCCTGCACGGCGTTGGTGCCCAGGTTCAGGAACACCTGGCTCAGCTCGCCCGGGTTGGCGTTGACATAGAACCGGCCGGGCTTGAAATCCACGGCTTTCTCGATCAGCCGGTCGGTGGTCTTGTCCAGCAGGCTGAACACCTCGGAGCCGACCTCGTACATGTCCACCGAGCGGCGCTCGGCCACGAACCCGCCCGAGAGGGACTGGAACTGGCGGATCAGCTCGCCGGCGCGCTGGCAGGAGCGCTCGGCGTCGCGCACGCACTGGCTCTGGACCTCGCTCAGCCTCCCGGCCTGCATGGAAAGCATCGAGATGTTGCCCATGATGCCGGTGAGCAGGTTGTTGAAATCGTGGGCGATCCCGCCGGCCAGGGTGCCCAGGGAGTCCATGCGCTGGCGCAACTGGAGCTGCTCCTCCAGTTGACGGCGCTCGGAGATGTCTTCCAGGCAGAGCAGGACCATCATCTGGCCCCCGATAATCAGGCGCGTCGAGGACAGCAGCAGAGAGACATCCCGCCTCTCACCCAGACGCAGCACGCCGGTCTGCACTTCGTAGCGGTCGAAGCCCTGCCCGAAATCGAAAGTCTTGCGGATCACGTTGCCCACCGTGCAGTTCTTGCAGACCTGGTCGCAACCGCAGGTCACTTCCCGTTCCACGTAATTGGCGCAGCCGAAAATCTCGCCCCAGGGACGGTTGATCAGCTCGGGCAGCGGACGGCCCAGGGTGCGGGCGCCCGAGCGGTTGATCTTGCGCAGGCGGCATTTCTCATCGATCAGGGCCATGAACAGCGGGGCGCTGTCGAAAATCGCCGAAAGCTCGGCCTGGCTGGAGCGAAGCTCCTCCTCCCAGGCCTTGCGCTCGGTGATGTCCTTGGCCACGCCCTGCGTGCCGGCGAACACCCGCCGCCCCTGCTCGTCCTCCAGGTAATAGCCCTCGGCCGAGACCAGGAAAACACGGTTGTCCGACCCGCCGATAATGGCCGAGCGCGGTCCGGGCAGGAACCGCACCTCCAGGTAGCGGGTTTTGCGCTGGCCGGTGCGGCGCTCGTCGATCTTGCGCGCGGCGTGCTCACGGTCATCCGGGTGGATTATCTCCAGCATGCGGTGGCCCAGGAGCAGGTCCCGGTCGTAGCCGTAAAGCTCGAACGCCCCGCTGGCGAAAACGATGCGTCCCTCGGTGTCCAGACGGTAGATCAGGTCGGGCGCGCCGTGCAGCATGTTGTCCA
The sequence above is drawn from the bacterium genome and encodes:
- a CDS encoding DUF2264 domain-containing protein; translation: MDSLTHTADTPAALESSFIRRWLRTLAAPLGPVLAGDCGPLLDPASDNGELSDRLESFSRPLLAAAPWLSGRAVEPFEPAERFAAAARRTLLRGTDPGDDGYWGRMNDHSQPICEASSLAWCLHNARAVLWEPLSASEKAQVAAWLAQVDGRRVDDTNWRLFPALAQAFLLHEGFQADRDGMRSHVRRVVQDFYAGDGWYRDGEQEAFDTYNGNQMQPYLLMLDELGAVPELSETVRERAVEFLDTLLEFFDEEGVAPVWGRSILYRQTFLDGLAMALRRGLPVRRPGAWRSAVAGALRWLPLEAATDHGGLLLPGFIGRKTDVLDSYSCRGSTYWLGRVCHLAQVPAESPFWRAPAEAWTPGIRPFSAALPLAAQRTRRHVVLWNLGINHHAYTESKYYHLLLSGRFAQVYGGGAAALFWQQDGRWRSFSGFRAESRSAAGAVVTGRAGQSVLRVGFSAGAAEGSTRIEISLLSGGPLSLRLGGFAVSGVVRPVESGLSGAEGESTLSALSGFERTGVERDDGVHLWAGRFSYPAAWAILETGGRAVAELRGRPGDWRDVLARYGGE
- a CDS encoding PAS domain S-box protein, yielding MTALQPYSTESCGPPPEVHVQGHLFGWLELDQTCTILKADNAVAAILGRTETELVGARLPDLALHWAEQRPPEGGHEQSHLLREMDFARPDGSPVICLIGCLSLEQDRLRCILIDLTERRREEEELRESRAHLDNMLHGAPDLIYRLDTEGRIVFASGAFELYGYDRDLLLGHRMLEIIHPDDREHAARKIDERRTGQRKTRYLEVRFLPGPRSAIIGGSDNRVFLVSAEGYYLEDEQGRRVFAGTQGVAKDITERKAWEEELRSSQAELSAIFDSAPLFMALIDEKCRLRKINRSGARTLGRPLPELINRPWGEIFGCANYVEREVTCGCDQVCKNCTVGNVIRKTFDFGQGFDRYEVQTGVLRLGERRDVSLLLSSTRLIIGGQMMVLLCLEDISERRQLEEQLQLRQRMDSLGTLAGGIAHDFNNLLTGIMGNISMLSMQAGRLSEVQSQCVRDAERSCQRAGELIRQFQSLSGGFVAERRSVDMYEVGSEVFSLLDKTTDRLIEKAVDFKPGRFYVNANPGELSQVFLNLGTNAVQAIEEKGVSEGDHIRLRASLTLIGQGDPSGLAPGDYVHLTFSDSGVGMSLEVQRRAFDPLFTTKAKARKGQGLGLSMVYNIVVRKYGGRVYIESAPGRGSDFHIFLPAVEAILLEEEHETAELPGGSETILVIDDEEVVQKFVGLSLGNLGYKVLSALDGRTGLELFEKNEDGIDLVLLDLTMPRMSGATVFQKIIARKPEARVLISSGHNDECVDNGLVVRAAGYLSKPYTAEDLANVVRRVLDS